The following are from one region of the Salvia splendens isolate huo1 chromosome 2, SspV2, whole genome shotgun sequence genome:
- the LOC121792125 gene encoding phosphatidylinositol:ceramide inositolphosphotransferase 2-like has product MSFYVGREASKLWKRFCAEIATELNLLAENWKYILGGIVCQYIHGLAARGIHYFHRPGPTLQDVGFFLLPELGQERAYISETLFTFIFLSFVLWTFHPFILKTKKIYTVLIWCRVLAFLVACQFLRIITFYSTQLPGPNYHCREGSKLATLPPPNNVLQALLIVPSGVLYGCGDLIFSSHMIFSLVFVRTYHKYGTRRFVKQLSWLTVVFQSLLIVASRKHYTVDVVVAWYTVNLVVFFLDKKLPELPDRSSASAALFLPLTKDNKTKEENHKLLNGNSGDAADWRPRTQINGKIMEEGNVVHVEAVISGV; this is encoded by the exons ATGTCGTTTTACGTTGGTCGCGAGGCTTCAAAG TTATGGAAGAGATTTTGTGCGGAGATTGCAACAGAGCTCAACCTTCTTGCAGAAAATTGGAAGTATATTTTAGGCGGTATCGTTTGTCAG TACATCCACGGACTAGCAGCGCGAGGGATTCATTATTTTCATCGGCCGGGACCAACACTTCAGGATGTTGGCTTCTTCCTTCTTCCG GAACTTGGCCAAGAAAGAGCTTACATTAGTGAAACACTGTTTACCTTCATTTTCCTGTCTTTTGTTTTG TGGACTTTCCATCCTTTCATATTGAAGACCAAAAAGATTTACACAGTCCTGATATGGTGCAGGGTCCTCGCATTTTTAGTC GCATGCCAGTTTCTTCGCATCATCACTTTCTACTCTACGCAGCTGCCCGGTCCAAATTATCATTGCCGCGAG GGTTCGAAGCTCGCCACACTGCCTCCTCCAAACAATGTTTTACAAGCTCTATTAATAG TTCCTAGTGGAGTTCTTTATGGCTGTGGTGATTTAATATTTTCGTCTCACATGATATTCTCCCTAGTCTTTGTGCGGACATACCACAAGTATGGTACTCGAAG GTTTGTTAAGCAGTTATCCTGGTTAACCGTTGTCTTTCAAAGCTTGTTGATTGTGGCATCTCGTAAGCACTACACAGTTGATGTCGTCGTGGCATGGTACACTGTAAATTTGGTCGTGTTCTTTCTCGACAAGAAGTTGCCAG AACTACCCGACCGTTCGAGTGCATCTGCAGCATTGTTCCTCCCTCTGACCAAGGATAACAAGACCAAAGAAGAGAATCACAAACTCTTGAATGGGAATTCCGGGGATGCTGCTGACTGG AGGCCAAGAACTCAAATCAACGGCAAGATCATGGAAGAAGGCAATGTCGTGCATGTTGAAGCAGTCATCAGCGGCGTCTAG
- the LOC121792124 gene encoding serine/threonine-protein kinase BSK5-like has product MGAKCSKFSFCWWHSHLKPSVLQSTDPENGEKNSFPSFREFSWEELKTATKGFSSDNIVSEHGEKAPNVVYKGFLETEGWIAVKRFNKSAWPDPRQFIDEAKAVGNLRSERLSNLIGFCFEGEERLLVAEFMPNETLAKHLFHWENQPMKWAMRLRVALYLAQALDYCSGRGRALYHDLNAYRVLFDQDGNPRLSCFGLMKNSRDGKSYSTNLAFTPPEYLRTGRVTPESVVYSFGTMLLDLLSGKHIPPSHALDLIRGKNFLMLMDSCLEGHFSNDEGTELVRLATRCLQYEARERPNTKTLVTSLMSLEKETEVPSYVLLGIPQGKTGCTVPLLLTPMGEACLRMDLTAIHEILDKAGYKDDEGIANELSFQLWTSQMQETLNSKKQGDAAFRAKDFATAIDCYSQFVEGGTMVSPTVYGRRCVCYLMSDMPNQALGDAMQALAISPQWPTAFHLQAAALFTLGMENDAQESLQEASNLEAKQNKN; this is encoded by the exons ATGGGTGCAAAGTGCTCCAAGTTCTCATTTTGCTGGTGGCATTCTCATCTCAAACCATCTGTTCTTCAATCCACTGATCCGG AGAATGGGGAGAAAAATTCTTTCCCAAGCTTCAGAGAGTTCAGCTGGGAGGAGCTGAAAACTGCAACAAAAGGATTTTCTTCAGACAACATAGTCTCTGAGCATGGTGAGAAGGCTCCTAACGTTGTTTACAAAGGTTTTCTTGAAACTGAAGGCTGGATTGCTGTTAAGCGCTTCAACAAGTCTGCTTGGCCTGACCCTCGCCAATTTATA GATGAAGCTAAGGCGGTGGGGAACTTGAGAAGTGAACGATTGTCTAATCTGATTGGATTCTGCTTTGAAGGAGAGGAGAGATTGTTGGTGGCAGAGTTTATGCCTAATGAGACTTTGGCCAAGCATTTATTTCACT GGGAGAATCAGCCCATGAAATGGGCAATGAGGTTGAGGGTGGCCTTGTATTTGGCACAAGCTCTGGACTACTGCAGCGGTCGAGGCCGGGCTTTGTATCATGATCTTAATGCTTACAGAGTCTTATTTGATCAG GATGGCAATCCCAGGCTCTCTTGTTTCGGGTTGATGAAGAATAGTCGAGACGGCAAAAGTTACAGCACAAACTTAGCCTTCACTCCCCCAGAGTATTTGAGAACTG GAAGAGTGACTCCAGAAAGTGTGGTTTACAGCTTTGGAACTATGCTGCTTGATCTCTTAAGTGGCAAACATATACCTCCAAGCCAT GCACTTGATCTCATCCGCGGCAAGAACTTTCTGATGCTGATGGACTCCTGTTTGGAGGGACATTTCTCCAATGACGAGGGAACTGAGCTGGTCAGGCTAGCCACCCGTTGCTTGCAGTACGAAGCTCGGGAGAGGCCAAACACAAAGACCCTAGTCACTTCCCTCATGTCTCTCGAGAAAGAAACTGAG GTCCCTTCCTACGTTCTACTAGGCATCCCACAAGGAAAAACCGGCTGCACGGTGCCACTTCTGCTGACTCCGATGGGGGAAGCATGCCTGAGAATGGATCTCACCGCCATACACGAAATCCTAGACAAGGCCGGATACAAAGATGATGAGGGAATTGCCAATGAG CTATCTTTTCAGTTGTGGACCAGCCAAATGCAGGAGACCTTGAACTCCAAGAAGCAAGGAGACGCCGCATTTCGCGCCAAGGACTTCGCCACTGCCATTGACTGCTACTCACAG ttcgtcgaaggtgggactatGGTTTCTCCGACGGTGTATGGGAGGCGGTGCGTGTGCTATCTGATGAGCGACATGCCTAATCAAGCACTCGGAGATGCGATGCAAGCACTGGCGATATCACCACAGTGGCCGACTGCTTTTCATCTTCAAGCTGCCGCGCTCTTCACGCTTGGGATGGAGAATGATGCCCAAGAATCGCTGCAAGAAGCCTCCAATTTGGaagcaaaacaaaacaaaaattga
- the LOC121792126 gene encoding mitochondrial import inner membrane translocase subunit TIM10-like, with the protein MAASNAPSAHEREQIIGMMEKEMEYRVDMFNKLTHTCFSKCIENKYKEAELNMGENSCIDRCVSKYWQVTNLVGQLLGNSRPPM; encoded by the exons ATGGCTGCAAGCAACGCCCCATCTGCTCATGAGAGGGAACAG ATTATTGGAATGATGGAGAAGGAGATGGAGTACAGGGTTGATATGTTTAACAA GCTTACACACACGTGTTTCAGCAAGTGCATCGAGAATAA GTACAAGGAAGCTGAGTTAAACATGGGGGAAAACAGCTGCATTGACCGATGTGTTTCGAAATATTGGCAG GTGACCAACTTAGTTGGCCAACTGCTAGGCAACAGTCGACCTCCAATGTAG